The proteins below come from a single Agrobacterium vitis genomic window:
- the tilS gene encoding tRNA lysidine(34) synthetase TilS: protein MTDTLSAVPPDAAIAAFLDRINHPLRLLVAISGGSDSTGLLLALHEQLHAMPAKTVTLHAATIDHGLRDGSAAEAETVAALCARLGIPHEIRRWADDKPKSGISAAARAARYQLLAGIAKEIGAAAILTGHTADDQIETIAMRAERSRNPEATGLAGMACSVLFENSIWITRPLLRSRRQAIRAFLQSRQLGWIDDPSNDNIAYERARIRAHLTTAPQIGMPHNERLSLSQQAATLVSTHATMPLPGLVDIDNALLEAPRAILCHALQALIATVGGQPHGPGQDALVRLIALCQQPPGARLTLGRCLAHRHRHGIYLVREGRNLPHGIVKPGETVLWDGRWHISNIGRAESPVQPGGTETDQTSPTLPTSSMPVSLAALARQSLPGIGPNLHATPVIAPYQGFLPGFDWPLAVALAGLFDAPGFLSPCF from the coding sequence ATGACGGACACTCTATCCGCCGTCCCTCCTGACGCCGCCATTGCCGCTTTCCTCGACAGAATAAACCACCCCCTGCGCCTTCTGGTGGCAATTTCCGGCGGCAGCGACTCGACCGGCCTGCTGCTTGCGCTGCACGAGCAGCTGCACGCCATGCCAGCAAAAACCGTCACCCTTCACGCCGCCACCATCGATCACGGTCTTCGCGATGGCTCCGCCGCAGAAGCCGAAACGGTTGCAGCGCTTTGCGCAAGGCTCGGCATTCCCCATGAGATCCGCCGTTGGGCAGACGATAAGCCGAAATCAGGGATTTCCGCCGCCGCCCGGGCCGCCCGCTACCAGCTGCTGGCCGGCATCGCCAAGGAGATCGGCGCTGCCGCCATCCTGACCGGCCATACCGCCGACGATCAGATTGAGACCATCGCCATGCGCGCGGAACGCAGCCGAAATCCTGAGGCGACCGGCCTTGCGGGCATGGCCTGCTCTGTCCTGTTTGAAAATTCCATCTGGATCACCCGACCGCTCCTGCGCTCGCGCCGCCAGGCAATCCGTGCATTCTTGCAGTCTCGTCAACTTGGCTGGATCGATGATCCCAGCAATGACAACATCGCCTATGAGCGCGCCCGGATCCGAGCCCACCTCACAACGGCTCCGCAGATCGGCATGCCACACAACGAGCGCCTGTCTCTGTCGCAACAGGCCGCCACGCTGGTCTCCACCCATGCCACCATGCCTCTGCCGGGGCTCGTTGATATCGACAACGCCCTGTTAGAGGCGCCCCGAGCAATCCTTTGCCATGCCTTGCAGGCGCTGATTGCAACTGTAGGAGGCCAGCCGCATGGACCAGGGCAGGACGCGCTTGTGCGGCTTATCGCCCTTTGCCAACAGCCGCCTGGCGCCAGACTGACACTGGGCCGCTGCCTTGCACATCGTCATCGCCACGGCATCTATCTGGTACGTGAAGGGCGCAATCTGCCGCATGGTATTGTGAAACCAGGAGAGACTGTGCTGTGGGACGGCCGCTGGCACATCAGCAATATCGGCCGGGCGGAAAGCCCGGTGCAGCCGGGTGGAACCGAAACAGATCAGACATCCCCCACCCTGCCGACCTCGTCCATGCCCGTTTCACTGGCAGCGCTGGCACGCCAATCTCTCCCCGGGATCGGTCCAAACCTGCACGCCACGCCTGTGATTGCCCCCTACCAGGGGTTTCTCCCGGGGTTCGACTGGCCGCTCGCCGTGGCTTTGGCGGGTCTTTTCGACGCACCAGGCTTTTTATCACCCTGTTTTTAA
- the ybgF gene encoding tol-pal system protein YbgF translates to MKRLVVAGMVGMTAILAPPILGVQAGSSALAFSLFERQHTPPAPVSDMPVQQVQQQGSDIVQVQQLQDQIRQLNGRIEDMSYQLLQMQETIRKAQEDNEFRFQELEKKRSDAGSPGQASPSVAARQPAGGSDGVGQIIGETAGSQATSPAGGGRSAAPGEMTLGSIEMDNSGNPVGASVNGSAGSNASTLPGTAPAGQGGTKTASLGGEQDLYQIAYSHVLSGDYKAAEGEFRDFISRYPKSGKAADANFWLGEAQYSQARYKDSAETFLKAYQSYGKTPKAPEMLLKLGMSLAALDNKDTACATLREVNKRYPDASKAVQNKAASEQKRLAC, encoded by the coding sequence ATGAAGAGACTTGTCGTGGCCGGGATGGTGGGAATGACTGCAATTCTCGCCCCCCCAATCCTCGGAGTCCAAGCGGGCAGCAGTGCCTTGGCCTTTTCGCTTTTCGAACGCCAGCACACGCCGCCAGCGCCAGTCAGCGACATGCCAGTGCAGCAGGTCCAGCAGCAGGGCAGTGACATCGTTCAAGTCCAGCAATTGCAGGACCAGATTCGCCAGTTGAACGGCCGGATCGAGGACATGAGTTACCAGCTGCTGCAAATGCAGGAAACCATCCGCAAGGCGCAGGAAGACAACGAATTCCGATTCCAGGAGCTGGAAAAAAAAAGAAGTGACGCAGGCTCCCCCGGCCAGGCCAGCCCGTCGGTAGCGGCGCGCCAGCCGGCTGGTGGCAGTGACGGTGTTGGCCAGATCATCGGAGAAACCGCTGGCAGCCAGGCAACAAGCCCGGCTGGCGGCGGTCGCTCCGCTGCCCCCGGTGAAATGACGCTGGGCTCGATCGAAATGGACAACAGCGGCAATCCGGTCGGCGCCAGCGTCAATGGTTCGGCAGGTTCCAACGCCAGCACCCTGCCGGGTACGGCACCTGCCGGCCAGGGCGGAACCAAAACCGCGTCGCTCGGCGGCGAGCAGGATCTCTATCAGATCGCCTATAGCCATGTGCTGTCGGGTGACTACAAGGCGGCGGAAGGGGAATTCCGCGATTTCATCAGCCGCTATCCGAAAAGCGGCAAGGCCGCCGACGCCAATTTCTGGCTGGGCGAAGCGCAATATTCGCAGGCTCGCTACAAGGATTCGGCTGAGACTTTCCTCAAAGCCTACCAGAGCTATGGGAAGACCCCCAAGGCACCGGAAATGCTGCTGAAACTCGGCATGTCGCTGGCGGCCCTCGACAACAAGGACACCGCCTGCGCCACCTTGCGCGAGGTAAACAAGCGCTATCCCGACGCCTCCAAGGCCGTCCAGAACAAGGCCGCCAGCGAGCAGAAGCGCCTGGCTTGCTGA
- the pal gene encoding peptidoglycan-associated lipoprotein Pal: MSRTVTPVMSRMQKLASNPAILALAMTLALAGCASKKNMPNSASELGLGGAGAATPGSTQDFTVNVGDRIFFDTDSTSIRADAQQTLDRQAQWLQRYSQYPITVEGHADERGTREYNLALGARRAASTKAYLVSRGIPANRIKTISYGKERPVATCDDISCWSQNRRAVTVLGGSGM; encoded by the coding sequence ATGAGCCGCACTGTAACCCCGGTAATGAGCCGCATGCAAAAGCTTGCCAGCAACCCCGCCATTCTCGCTCTCGCCATGACGCTGGCGCTGGCTGGCTGCGCTTCCAAGAAGAACATGCCCAATAGCGCGTCCGAGCTTGGCCTTGGCGGCGCAGGGGCTGCAACACCCGGCTCCACCCAGGACTTCACCGTCAATGTCGGCGACCGGATCTTCTTCGATACCGACTCAACCTCGATCCGCGCCGACGCCCAGCAGACGCTGGACCGCCAGGCTCAATGGTTGCAGCGTTATTCGCAGTATCCGATCACAGTCGAAGGCCATGCCGACGAACGCGGCACCCGCGAATACAACCTGGCGCTCGGCGCCCGCCGTGCCGCCTCCACCAAGGCCTATCTCGTGTCGCGCGGCATTCCGGCCAACCGCATCAAGACGATTTCCTACGGCAAGGAACGTCCGGTCGCCACCTGCGACGATATTTCCTGCTGGTCGCAGAACCGCCGCGCCGTGACGGTTCTCGGCGGCTCCGGAATGTAA
- the tolB gene encoding Tol-Pal system beta propeller repeat protein TolB, which translates to MKTFSLLRILIVLVGMAGAFATPAMALVEININKGNVEPMPIAIPDFLSANGIGAKISAVVEADLKRSGLFAPVNHGAFIDKQINPDQAPNMQNWTVLNAQALVVGRITQEGDGRLRAEFRLWDTYAGQQMSGQQFYTQPENWRRVAHIIADAIYERITGEKGYFDTRIVFVAESGTKTDRKRQLAIMDQDGENVRMLTNTANLVLTPRFSPNRQEVTYMSFEGNQPRVYLLQLETGQREVVGNFPGMTFSPRFSPDGQRVIMSLQQDANSNIYTMDLRSRTTTRLTSTAAIDTSPSYAPDGRRIVFESDRGGRQQLYVMNSDGSGQTRISFGEGSYSTPVWSPRGDLIAFTKQSGGKFSIGVMKPDGSGERLLTTGFHNEGPTWAPNGRVLMFFRQAAGSGGPQLYSIDLTGYNEQLVKTPSFASDPAWSPLLE; encoded by the coding sequence ATGAAGACATTCTCACTCCTGCGTATCCTGATCGTCCTCGTCGGCATGGCGGGCGCCTTTGCCACGCCGGCCATGGCGCTGGTCGAGATCAACATCAATAAGGGCAATGTCGAGCCGATGCCGATCGCCATTCCCGACTTCCTGTCGGCCAATGGCATCGGCGCGAAGATCTCGGCCGTGGTGGAGGCGGACCTCAAACGCTCCGGCCTGTTCGCCCCGGTCAATCACGGCGCCTTCATCGACAAGCAGATCAATCCCGATCAGGCCCCCAACATGCAGAACTGGACGGTGTTGAACGCCCAGGCGCTGGTGGTCGGCCGCATCACCCAGGAAGGCGATGGCCGGTTGCGCGCCGAATTCCGCCTGTGGGATACCTATGCAGGCCAGCAGATGAGCGGCCAGCAGTTCTATACCCAGCCTGAAAACTGGCGGCGCGTCGCCCATATCATCGCCGATGCGATCTATGAGCGCATCACCGGTGAAAAGGGCTATTTCGATACCCGCATCGTCTTCGTGGCCGAAAGCGGCACCAAGACCGACCGCAAGCGCCAGCTGGCCATCATGGACCAGGATGGCGAAAACGTCCGCATGCTGACCAACACCGCCAACCTGGTGCTGACACCGCGCTTTTCGCCGAACCGCCAGGAAGTGACCTATATGTCCTTCGAGGGCAACCAGCCGCGCGTTTACCTGCTGCAACTGGAAACCGGACAGCGCGAAGTGGTCGGCAATTTCCCCGGCATGACCTTCTCGCCGCGCTTCTCGCCGGACGGTCAGCGGGTGATCATGAGCCTGCAACAGGACGCCAACAGTAACATCTATACGATGGACCTGCGCTCGCGCACCACCACGCGGCTAACCAGCACGGCGGCTATCGATACCTCGCCGTCCTATGCGCCGGACGGACGCCGAATCGTGTTTGAGAGCGACCGTGGCGGACGCCAGCAGCTTTACGTGATGAATTCCGACGGCTCCGGCCAGACCCGCATTTCCTTTGGCGAAGGCTCCTACTCCACCCCGGTCTGGTCGCCCCGCGGAGACTTGATCGCCTTTACCAAGCAATCGGGCGGAAAATTCTCGATCGGCGTGATGAAGCCGGACGGTTCGGGTGAGCGGCTTCTGACCACCGGCTTCCATAATGAAGGCCCGACCTGGGCGCCGAACGGCCGCGTGCTGATGTTCTTCCGCCAGGCGGCGGGCTCCGGTGGACCGCAGCTCTATTCCATCGACTTGACCGGCTATAACGAACAATTGGTCAAAACACCGAGCTTTGCGTCCGACCCAGCCTGGTCGCCGCTTCTCGAATAG